DNA from bacterium:
GATTATTGCGCGCGCCATATTGGTATCGGAATACAGCGAAAGAAATTCGATATCATAACAGCGACGCGGTTCATCGGCTGCGATATTCTGCAAGGTTGGATGGCGGTTCAGAGCCGGCTGATTGAGAAACCAATTCATTGTGGTATCGGGATGCAGATTTACCCAGCCATGACTCGCGCCAGTAGTAGAATCGACTCGGTAGCTCCGCATTTGAGCGCCGAAGAGATCGACGAGGTCGGTGTCGTGGATGTAGTGGGGTTCAAGTACCCCGGATGACTGATATAGCGGCATCCACATCATATTGTAATGAAGTGAATTCGTAGTATCCCAAAAAACAACACCGGAATTACGTTTGTACTCGAAGTTCACATAATCCGAAACCGAATCGACCACACCACCAAACTCCCACATCATCGATACATTAGATCCCTGCTCTCGCTTGCGGCGCGCCAAATCAATGATCCCGCTTCCGCCGGCAGTTGCCCGCACCATGTATCCCGTGGGATCCAAATGGTTGTTGTTGTATTGCATCCCGGCAGCGCCCCCCATACTGCCGCCGATGATATACATATTATCGATATCGAAAGGATACCGACTCATAATCGAGTCCAACACGATATCAAGCTGTTGTTGAACTCGTTTGCTCCACCAATGGACGAAACCTCGTTCGGTGCTTGGTACACCTGAGATTGCTAAAGTCATCCAACCAAGGGTATCCGCTTTCTCTTCAAACACAGTGCCAGAAAACTCGGTGTAATTTGATCCGTAGGAATGACAACCAATGAGAATGGGTGGCGGGAAAAGCGGGCTGTAATCATCGTGAAGAGTCAAGTAGTACTCTTCAGCGATTCCCGTTGGTAACATTATCGTACCGGTAATTCTTTGAATCGCAGATGCGGTTGTAATGCAAAACACAGCGCCCAATATCAGCAGCATCCACTTGATTTTTTGCCGTAACATGATGCTCTCCTTATTGGGAAGATTCTACGATTCTTCACAATCGATGAATAACTAACAGCCGATAGCAGGTGGGTAGTCAGAGGAGACGGCTGGAATGTTCGCATGAAAATAGCGTCTTGCTTTCAGGAGAGCAAGCTAAAATAACGAAATGGAAAAATTGTCAGAACACCTGTAACAAACATATTATCAAATACATATATAATTTTATACTACTATTCTGCTGAAACTCGTCGACATCAACCAGTTAATCGTTGTTTATTCCAGATAACAAAAAAGGGCAAGGATACCTTGCCCTTTCTGGTTACCGTGTTAACCGAGATTACTTCGGTGTAATTGTAACAAAGGTTTTGTTCGCACCACGCTGAATCCGAAAGAGTATCGGTTCCGTCCGGTCACTCAACTGTTCCTGTAACTTGTTCCAATCAACCAGTGTTTCGACTTTCTTGCGGTCGACTTCGAGTACAACATCGCCGCGTTGCAGTACTCCGTCAGCTGGCGATTCAGCTTCTACCCGCAACACGACTATTCCTTCTTCGACATTCAAACGTAAACCACGTGCTCTTGTCGAACCAGCTTCCACGACATCGATACCCAACCAATTCTTCTCCCGCTCGCGATCTTTCACAGTACCATTTGCAGCAGCCAGATATTCACCGCGATCACCGAGAACGATTTCAAAGTCACGGAGTTTATCGTCCCTCCAAATCTTCATTTGCAGTTTGTCGCCGGGATTGTGGTCGGCAACATACAACCGGAATTGTGTCGGATCGGTAAACGATTTTCCTTCGATTTGTGTGATGATATCGCCGCCGCGCAACCCTGCTTTATCGGCTGGGGTATCCTCTTGCACGTTATCGATGAATATACCCGATACTGTTTTCGGCACTTTCAATGCAGCGCGTTTGTTGTCGTCGAAATTTGCAGGAACCAATCCAAGATAACCACGAGTAACTTTTCCTTTCGCCTGCAGTTGCGCCATTACCCGCTGTGCCATATTCGACGGAATCGCAAAGCCGATACCTTGACCCTGGGTATTGACCGCTGAGTTAATGCCGATGACTTCGCCGTGATGTTTAACAAC
Protein-coding regions in this window:
- a CDS encoding PDZ domain-containing protein, giving the protein VVKHHGEVIGINSAVNTQGQGIGFAIPSNMAQRVMAQLQAKGKVTRGYLGLVPANFDDNKRAALKVPKTVSGIFIDNVQEDTPADKAGLRGGDIITQIEGKSFTDPTQFRLYVADHNPGDKLQMKIWRDDKLRDFEIVLGDRGEYLAAANGTVKDREREKNWLGIDVVEAGSTRARGLRLNVEEGIVVLRVEAESPADGVLQRGDVVLEVDRKKVETLVDWNKLQEQLSDRTEPILFRIQRGANKTFVTITPK